One Qipengyuania aurantiaca genomic region harbors:
- a CDS encoding endonuclease III domain-containing protein, giving the protein MTDQLPLGPDPRTEALRRLQALLVQRFGRIERAVAEWRRPEWVLVQGVIGARTKSEVSNAATDRLLNRYGSWEGVAKAPLEELQAELATQTYPNIAAERLKASLTALIERRGSVDLSHLADMETLPAMRWLEQLPGIGRKIAAGVMNASMLDRRAIVLDGHHTRILQRMGLVPPKASTDRAFEAIMPVMPEEWDGADFDEHHLLMKKLGQSACRPANPDCAACLALSLCKTGTARVGTR; this is encoded by the coding sequence GCGCTGCGCCGCCTGCAGGCGCTGCTCGTCCAGCGCTTCGGGCGGATCGAGCGCGCGGTAGCGGAATGGCGGCGGCCCGAATGGGTGCTGGTGCAGGGCGTCATCGGCGCGCGGACGAAATCCGAAGTGTCGAACGCGGCGACCGACCGGCTGCTCAACCGCTACGGATCGTGGGAGGGCGTGGCCAAGGCGCCGCTGGAGGAATTGCAGGCCGAGCTTGCCACCCAGACCTATCCAAACATCGCGGCAGAGCGCCTGAAGGCCAGCCTCACCGCGCTCATCGAGCGGCGAGGATCGGTCGATCTGTCGCATCTTGCAGACATGGAGACGCTTCCTGCCATGCGCTGGCTCGAGCAATTGCCGGGCATCGGGCGCAAGATAGCGGCAGGCGTGATGAACGCCTCGATGCTGGACCGCCGCGCCATCGTGCTCGACGGCCATCACACGCGTATCCTCCAGCGCATGGGTCTCGTGCCGCCAAAGGCGAGCACCGACCGCGCCTTCGAGGCCATCATGCCGGTCATGCCGGAAGAATGGGACGGCGCGGATTTCGACGAGCATCACCTTCTCATGAAAAAGCTCGGCCAGTCCGCGTGCCGTCCCGCCAACCCCGATTGCGCCGCCTGCCTCGCCCTGTCGCTGTGCAAGACCGGAACCGCGCGTGTCGGGACGCGCTGA